A genomic region of Oryza glaberrima chromosome 1, OglaRS2, whole genome shotgun sequence contains the following coding sequences:
- the LOC127753480 gene encoding protein LATERAL ROOT PRIMORDIUM 1-like isoform X2 — protein sequence MADVGMVVVTPAASFHHTHHHHHHHEAAAAAAAAAAAAADPIFPLLSAGPCVLDPDKSAASGSAIQFWQPPPQSPSSAAGGNPNPSSSAFPYLKKPLPMLDTGGGSSGSGGAATCQDCGNQAKKDCGHQRCRTCCKSRGFDCSTHVKSTWVPAARRRERQQLTGSASSSPATASAAAASKKPRLLTSQTTTSHTSTSNATTPRSFDTTSSHQVSLCHCCRRVVSGELAEAGARAGGVQVRARDVHRRRRGRVRVPGDGDHQRARVQGVPVRPGSRRRPRPRRHEQ from the exons ATGGCCGACGTCGGGATGGTCGTCGtcacccccgccgcctccttccaccacacgcatcaccaccaccaccaccacgaggccgccgccgctgccgccgccgcggcggcggcggccgccgatcCTATCTTCCCGCTGCTCTCCGCCGGCCCCTGCGTGCTTGATCCGGATaagtcggcggcgtcgggcagCGCGATCCAATTttggcagccgccgccgcagtcgccgtcatcggcggcgggtggtaaccctaaccctagctccAGCGCCTTCCCCTACCTCAAGAAGCCCCTCCCGATGCTCGACACCGGCGGCGGATcgtccggctccggcggcgcggcgacgtgcCAGGACTGCGGCAACCAAGCGAAGAAGGACTGCGGCCACCAGCGCTGCCGCACGTGCTGCAAGAGCCGCGGCTTCGATTGCTCCACCCACGTCAAGAGCACCTGGgtgcccgccgctcgccgccgcgagcgccaGCAGCTCACCGGCTCCGCCTCGTCTTCCCCGgcaaccgcctccgccgcggccgcctccaaGAAGCCCCGCCTTCTCACCTCCCAAACCACGACGTCGCACACCTCCACCTCCAACGCCACCACGCCCCGCAGCTTCGACACCACCTCCAGTCATCAAG TAAGCTTGTGCCATTGTTGCAGACGCGTCGTTTCGGGAGAGCTTGCCGAGGCAGGTGCGCGCGCCGGCGGTGTTCAGGTGCGTGCGCGTGACGTccatcgacgacggcgaggacgagtACGCGTACCAGGCGACGGTGACCATCAACGGGCACGTGTTCAAGGGGTTCCTGTACGACCAGGGAGTCGACGACggccgcggcctcgccgccacgAGCAATGA
- the LOC127753480 gene encoding protein LATERAL ROOT PRIMORDIUM 1-like isoform X1, whose amino-acid sequence MADVGMVVVTPAASFHHTHHHHHHHEAAAAAAAAAAAAADPIFPLLSAGPCVLDPDKSAASGSAIQFWQPPPQSPSSAAGGNPNPSSSAFPYLKKPLPMLDTGGGSSGSGGAATCQDCGNQAKKDCGHQRCRTCCKSRGFDCSTHVKSTWVPAARRRERQQLTGSASSSPATASAAAASKKPRLLTSQTTTSHTSTSNATTPRSFDTTSSHQDASFRESLPRQVRAPAVFRCVRVTSIDDGEDEYAYQATVTINGHVFKGFLYDQGVDDGRGLAATSNDDSTAGGVPNISELHLGGASISGNAMREGGSSMVHSDLYGGGGSGGGPHILGGSSYGNTMN is encoded by the exons ATGGCCGACGTCGGGATGGTCGTCGtcacccccgccgcctccttccaccacacgcatcaccaccaccaccaccacgaggccgccgccgctgccgccgccgcggcggcggcggccgccgatcCTATCTTCCCGCTGCTCTCCGCCGGCCCCTGCGTGCTTGATCCGGATaagtcggcggcgtcgggcagCGCGATCCAATTttggcagccgccgccgcagtcgccgtcatcggcggcgggtggtaaccctaaccctagctccAGCGCCTTCCCCTACCTCAAGAAGCCCCTCCCGATGCTCGACACCGGCGGCGGATcgtccggctccggcggcgcggcgacgtgcCAGGACTGCGGCAACCAAGCGAAGAAGGACTGCGGCCACCAGCGCTGCCGCACGTGCTGCAAGAGCCGCGGCTTCGATTGCTCCACCCACGTCAAGAGCACCTGGgtgcccgccgctcgccgccgcgagcgccaGCAGCTCACCGGCTCCGCCTCGTCTTCCCCGgcaaccgcctccgccgcggccgcctccaaGAAGCCCCGCCTTCTCACCTCCCAAACCACGACGTCGCACACCTCCACCTCCAACGCCACCACGCCCCGCAGCTTCGACACCACCTCCAGTCATCAAG ACGCGTCGTTTCGGGAGAGCTTGCCGAGGCAGGTGCGCGCGCCGGCGGTGTTCAGGTGCGTGCGCGTGACGTccatcgacgacggcgaggacgagtACGCGTACCAGGCGACGGTGACCATCAACGGGCACGTGTTCAAGGGGTTCCTGTACGACCAGGGAGTCGACGACggccgcggcctcgccgccacgAGCAATGACGActcgacggccggcggcgtgccCAACATCTCCGAGCTCCACCTCGGCGGGGCCTCCATTTCTGGCAATGCCATGAGAGAAGGCGGCTCCTCCATGGTGCACTCGGACttgtacggcggcggcggcagcggcggaggcccGCACATTCTCGGCGGATCGAGCTATGGTAACACCATGAACTGA